In the Streptomyces sp. f51 genome, one interval contains:
- a CDS encoding IclR family transcriptional regulator — translation MARNIQSLERAAAMLRLLAGGERQLGLSDIASSLGLAKGTAHGILRTLQQEGFVEQDAVSGRYQLGAELLRLGTTYLDVHELRARALVWTDDLARSSGESVYLGVLHQQGVLIVHHVFRPDDSRQVLEVGAMQPLHSTALGKVLSAYDPVAHSEVLEVERKAFTPRTISELDDFEGVLDLTRARGYADDVEETWTGVASVAAPIHNRRRMPVGAVGITGAVERVCKDGELRPELIAAVRDCARAVSRDLGAGRF, via the coding sequence ATGGCACGGAACATCCAGTCGCTCGAGCGGGCAGCGGCGATGCTGCGGCTGCTCGCGGGCGGCGAGCGGCAGCTCGGCCTGTCGGACATCGCCTCCTCGCTCGGTCTGGCCAAGGGTACGGCCCACGGCATCCTGCGCACGCTCCAGCAGGAGGGGTTCGTCGAACAGGACGCGGTGTCCGGGCGCTATCAGCTGGGCGCCGAGCTGCTGCGTCTCGGCACCACCTATCTGGACGTGCACGAACTGCGGGCGCGGGCCCTGGTGTGGACCGACGACCTGGCCCGTTCCAGCGGCGAGAGCGTGTATCTGGGCGTGCTGCACCAGCAGGGCGTGCTGATCGTGCACCACGTCTTCCGGCCCGACGACAGCCGGCAGGTCCTGGAGGTCGGGGCGATGCAGCCGCTGCACTCCACGGCCCTGGGCAAGGTGCTGTCGGCGTACGACCCGGTGGCGCACAGCGAGGTCCTGGAGGTCGAGCGCAAGGCGTTCACCCCGCGGACGATCAGTGAGCTGGACGACTTTGAGGGCGTCCTCGACCTGACCCGCGCGCGCGGGTACGCGGACGACGTCGAGGAGACCTGGACGGGGGTGGCCTCGGTCGCCGCCCCGATCCACAACCGGCGGCGGATGCCGGTCGGCGCGGTGGGCATCACCGGGGCCGTGGAGCGGGTCTGCAAGGACGGGGAACTGCGTCCGGAACTGATCGCGGCGGTGCGCGACTGCGCCCGCGCGGTGTCGCGCGACCTGGGTGCCGGGCGCTTCTGA
- a CDS encoding MIP/aquaporin family protein, with protein MSSSDIFIGETIGTAVLILLGGGVCAAVTLKASKARGAGWLAIAFGWGFAVMTAVYISAPLSGAHLNPAVTLALAIKNDDYSNLATYWGGQLLGAMIGAALVWVAYYGQFLAHLTDSEIVGGPEERTAKAVEAEEPGAGPVLGVFSTGPEIRNVVQNLATEIIGTVVLVLAILTQGLNNNGDGLGVLGALITAFVVVSIGLSLGGPTGYAINPARDLGPRIVHALLPLPNKGGSDWSYAWIPVAGPLIGGAIAAGIYNVAFA; from the coding sequence GTGTCCAGCTCCGACATCTTCATCGGCGAGACCATCGGTACCGCCGTACTCATCCTGCTGGGCGGTGGCGTGTGCGCCGCCGTCACGCTGAAGGCATCCAAGGCGCGCGGCGCCGGATGGCTGGCCATCGCCTTCGGGTGGGGCTTCGCGGTCATGACCGCGGTCTACATCTCGGCGCCGCTGTCGGGTGCCCACCTCAACCCGGCCGTGACGCTCGCGCTCGCGATCAAGAACGACGACTACAGCAACCTCGCCACCTACTGGGGCGGACAGCTGCTCGGCGCCATGATCGGCGCCGCACTGGTCTGGGTCGCCTACTACGGCCAGTTCCTCGCGCACCTCACCGACAGCGAGATCGTCGGCGGCCCCGAGGAGCGGACCGCGAAGGCCGTCGAGGCCGAGGAGCCGGGCGCGGGCCCGGTGCTCGGCGTCTTCTCCACCGGCCCCGAGATCCGCAACGTGGTGCAGAACCTCGCCACCGAGATCATCGGCACCGTGGTCCTGGTCCTCGCGATCCTCACGCAGGGACTGAACAACAACGGCGACGGTCTGGGCGTCCTCGGCGCGCTGATCACCGCCTTCGTCGTGGTGAGCATCGGTCTCTCGCTCGGCGGTCCCACCGGCTACGCGATCAACCCGGCCCGTGACCTCGGTCCGCGCATCGTGCACGCCCTGCTCCCCCTGCCCAACAAGGGTGGTTCCGACTGGAGCTACGCCTGGATACCGGTCGCCGGCCCGCTCATCGGCGGCGCGATCGCAGCAGGCATCTACAACGTCGCCTTCGCCTAG
- the glpK gene encoding glycerol kinase GlpK, translating into MTDAHTAGPFIAAIDQGTTSSRCIVFDRDGRIVSVDQKEHEQIFPKPGWVEHDATEIWTNVQEVVAGAISKAGITRDDIKAIGITNQRETTLLWDKNTGEPVHNALVWQDTRTDALCKELGRNVGQDRFRRETGLPLASYFAGPKARWLLDNVEGLRERAEAGDILFGTMDTWVIWNLTGGVDGGKHVTDVTNASRTMLMNLHTLAWDEKIAESIGVPLAMLPEIRSSAEVYGEVTGGPLGELLGGIPVASALGDQQAALFGQTCFSEGEAKSTYGTGTFMLMNTGDKIINSYSGLLTTVGYRIGDQEPVYALEGSIAVTGSLVQWMRDQMGLIQSAAEIETLASSVEDNGGAYFVPAFSGLFAPYWRPDARGVIAGLTRYVTKAHIARAVLEATAWQTREISDAMTKDSGVELTALKVDGGMTSNNLLMQTLADVLDAPVVRPMVAETTCLGAAYAAGLAVGFWTNTEDLRANWRRAAEWTPNMAADVRDREYKSWLKAVERTMGWIEDEN; encoded by the coding sequence GTGACCGACGCACACACCGCCGGCCCCTTCATCGCCGCCATCGACCAGGGCACCACCTCGTCGCGCTGCATCGTCTTCGACCGTGACGGCCGCATCGTCTCCGTCGACCAGAAGGAGCACGAGCAGATCTTCCCGAAGCCGGGCTGGGTCGAGCACGACGCCACCGAGATCTGGACCAACGTCCAGGAGGTCGTCGCCGGAGCCATCTCGAAGGCCGGCATCACCCGTGACGACATCAAGGCCATCGGCATCACCAACCAGCGCGAGACCACGCTGCTCTGGGACAAGAACACCGGTGAGCCCGTCCACAACGCGCTCGTCTGGCAGGACACCCGCACCGACGCGCTCTGCAAGGAACTCGGCCGCAACGTCGGCCAGGACCGCTTCCGCCGCGAGACCGGCCTGCCGCTCGCGTCGTACTTCGCCGGCCCCAAGGCGCGCTGGCTCCTCGACAACGTCGAGGGCCTGCGCGAGCGCGCCGAGGCCGGGGACATCCTCTTCGGCACCATGGACACCTGGGTCATCTGGAACCTGACCGGTGGTGTCGACGGCGGCAAGCACGTCACCGACGTCACCAACGCCTCGCGCACCATGCTGATGAACCTGCACACCCTCGCCTGGGACGAGAAGATCGCCGAGTCCATCGGCGTCCCGCTGGCGATGCTGCCCGAGATCCGCTCCTCCGCCGAGGTCTACGGCGAGGTCACCGGCGGCCCGCTCGGCGAGCTGCTCGGCGGCATCCCGGTCGCCTCCGCGCTCGGCGACCAGCAGGCGGCCCTGTTCGGCCAGACCTGTTTCTCCGAGGGCGAGGCCAAGTCCACGTACGGCACCGGCACCTTCATGCTGATGAACACCGGTGACAAGATCATCAACTCGTACTCGGGCCTGCTGACCACGGTCGGCTACCGGATCGGCGACCAGGAGCCGGTCTACGCCCTCGAAGGCTCCATCGCCGTCACCGGGTCGCTCGTGCAGTGGATGCGCGACCAGATGGGCCTGATCCAGTCCGCCGCCGAGATCGAGACGCTCGCGTCCTCGGTCGAGGACAACGGCGGCGCCTACTTCGTGCCGGCCTTCTCCGGTCTGTTCGCCCCGTACTGGCGTCCCGACGCCCGCGGTGTGATCGCCGGCCTGACCCGGTACGTCACCAAGGCGCACATCGCGCGCGCCGTCCTGGAGGCCACCGCCTGGCAGACCCGTGAGATCAGCGACGCCATGACCAAGGACTCCGGCGTCGAGCTCACCGCGCTCAAGGTCGACGGCGGCATGACCTCCAACAACCTGCTGATGCAGACCCTGGCCGACGTCCTGGACGCACCCGTGGTGCGCCCGATGGTCGCCGAGACCACCTGCCTCGGCGCCGCCTACGCCGCCGGTCTGGCCGTCGGCTTCTGGACCAACACCGAGGACCTGCGCGCCAACTGGCGCCGGGCCGCGGAATGGACCCCCAACATGGCCGCGGACGTCCGCGACCGTGAGTACAAGAGCTGGCTCAAGGCCGTCGAGCGGACCATGGGCTGGATCGAAGACGAGAACTGA
- a CDS encoding glycerol-3-phosphate dehydrogenase/oxidase, with product MTSQSTTQSVPALGTHPASGSNPSRAETREQLSKATYDLLVIGGGILGISTAWHAAQSGLRVALVDAGDFAGATSSASSKLLHGGLRYLQTGAVKLVAENHFERRAVSRQVAPHLANPLTFYLPVYKGGPHGAAKLGAGVFAYSALSAFGDGVGHLLSPSKAAQDVPELRTDNLKAVAVYGDDQMNDSRMALMTVRAAVESGAAVLNHAEVTGLRFTRGRVTGAELRDRLSGDEFGVSARLVLNATGPWVDHLRRMEDPKAAPSIRLSKGAHLVLKRTSPWKAALATPIDKYRITFALPWEDMLLLGTTDEEYEGDPADVSVKEKDTAQILDEAAFSIRDQQLSRDLITYAFAGLRVLPGGPGDTSKAKRETVVTEGRGGMLSVAGGKWTTFRHIGRTVMKKLESLPGRPLGEDFEPISELPKRMPLPGVANPRAVAHRLLVDGPAPGPRMAADTARHLATHYGSLAFDIARLANEDPALGERVHPDAPEIWAQVVYARDNEWAETADDVLRRRTTLTIRGLATDEVRGRVQDLLDDK from the coding sequence ATGACCAGCCAGTCCACCACGCAGTCCGTGCCTGCCCTCGGTACGCACCCGGCCTCCGGCTCCAACCCGAGCCGCGCCGAGACCCGGGAACAGCTCTCCAAGGCGACGTACGACCTCCTCGTCATCGGCGGCGGCATCCTGGGCATCTCCACCGCCTGGCACGCCGCGCAGTCCGGGCTGCGGGTGGCTCTGGTCGACGCCGGCGACTTCGCCGGCGCCACCTCCTCCGCGTCCTCCAAGCTCCTCCACGGCGGTCTGCGCTACCTCCAGACCGGCGCGGTGAAGCTGGTCGCCGAGAACCACTTCGAGCGCCGTGCGGTCTCCCGCCAGGTGGCACCCCACCTGGCGAATCCGCTCACGTTCTACCTCCCCGTGTACAAGGGCGGGCCGCACGGCGCGGCGAAGCTCGGAGCGGGCGTCTTCGCCTACTCCGCCCTCTCCGCCTTCGGTGACGGCGTGGGACACCTGCTGAGCCCCTCCAAGGCCGCGCAGGACGTGCCCGAGCTGCGCACCGACAACCTCAAGGCCGTGGCCGTGTACGGCGACGACCAGATGAACGACTCCCGCATGGCGCTGATGACGGTCCGCGCGGCCGTCGAGTCGGGGGCCGCGGTCCTGAACCACGCGGAGGTCACGGGCCTGCGCTTCACCCGGGGCCGGGTGACGGGCGCGGAACTGCGGGACCGGCTGTCCGGCGACGAGTTCGGCGTGAGCGCGCGGCTCGTGCTGAACGCGACCGGCCCGTGGGTCGACCACCTGCGCAGGATGGAGGACCCGAAGGCGGCTCCGTCGATCCGGCTGTCCAAGGGCGCGCACCTGGTCCTCAAGCGCACCTCCCCGTGGAAGGCCGCGCTGGCCACCCCGATCGACAAGTACCGCATCACCTTCGCCCTCCCGTGGGAGGACATGCTGCTGCTCGGCACCACGGACGAGGAGTACGAGGGCGACCCGGCGGACGTCTCGGTCAAGGAGAAGGACACGGCCCAGATACTCGACGAGGCCGCGTTCTCCATCCGCGACCAGCAGCTCTCGCGCGATCTGATCACGTACGCGTTCGCCGGTCTGCGGGTGCTGCCTGGCGGTCCCGGCGACACCTCGAAGGCCAAGCGCGAGACGGTCGTCACGGAGGGCCGGGGCGGGATGCTGTCCGTCGCGGGCGGCAAGTGGACCACCTTCCGGCACATCGGCCGCACCGTCATGAAGAAGCTGGAGTCGCTGCCGGGCCGGCCCCTGGGCGAGGACTTCGAGCCGATCTCCGAACTGCCGAAGCGGATGCCGCTCCCCGGCGTCGCCAATCCGCGGGCGGTCGCCCACCGCCTCCTGGTGGACGGCCCGGCTCCCGGCCCGCGCATGGCCGCCGACACGGCCCGGCATCTGGCCACCCACTACGGCTCGCTGGCCTTCGACATCGCCCGGCTGGCCAACGAGGACCCGGCGCTCGGCGAGCGCGTCCACCCGGACGCCCCGGAGATCTGGGCGCAGGTCGTCTACGCCCGGGACAACGAGTGGGCCGAGACGGCGGACGACGTGCTGCGCCGCCGTACGACGCTGACGATCCGGGGTCTGGCCACGGACGAGGTCCGCGGCCGGGTCCAGGACCTGCTCGACGACAAGTAG
- a CDS encoding PAC2 family protein produces the protein MIELEGVPELIDPVMVAAFEGWNDAGDAASAAVAHLDREWKGEVFAALDAEDYYDFQVNRPTVWLDGGVRKITWPTTRLSVVRIGGEKPRDLVLVRGIEPSMRWRSFCNELLGFAHELGVELVVILGALLGDTPHTRPVPVSGVTSDADLARTMDLEETKYEGPTGIVGILQEACTHAGVPAVSLWAAVPHYVSQPPNPKATLALLNRLEDLIDLRIPLGELPEDARAWQLGVDQLAAEDSEVAEYVQTLEEARDTAELPEASGEAIAREFERYLRRRDGGGPAAGAPGHATESGEPASYLRDTPGGRTRPPLTQRPESGGAQEGGAEARDRESGTEPDTEPETEPGTESGTGSGIGSGAGTGSSEGSDTPPPRNAPESPDTPDTSDTEDPTGE, from the coding sequence GTGATCGAGCTGGAGGGGGTTCCCGAGCTGATCGACCCAGTCATGGTGGCCGCGTTCGAGGGCTGGAACGACGCCGGTGACGCCGCCTCCGCCGCGGTCGCGCATCTGGACCGGGAATGGAAGGGCGAGGTGTTCGCGGCGCTGGACGCCGAGGACTACTACGACTTCCAGGTGAACCGGCCGACCGTGTGGCTGGACGGCGGCGTACGCAAGATCACCTGGCCCACCACGCGCCTGTCGGTGGTCCGGATCGGCGGCGAGAAGCCGCGCGATCTGGTGCTGGTGCGCGGTATCGAGCCGTCGATGCGCTGGCGCTCGTTCTGCAACGAACTGCTCGGCTTCGCGCACGAACTGGGCGTGGAGCTGGTGGTGATCCTGGGCGCGCTGCTCGGCGACACCCCGCACACCCGTCCGGTGCCGGTCAGCGGGGTCACCTCCGACGCCGATCTGGCCCGCACAATGGATCTGGAGGAGACCAAGTACGAGGGCCCCACGGGCATCGTCGGCATCCTCCAGGAGGCGTGCACGCACGCGGGCGTCCCCGCGGTGTCCCTGTGGGCGGCCGTACCGCACTACGTGTCGCAGCCGCCCAACCCGAAGGCGACGCTGGCCCTGCTCAACCGTCTGGAGGATCTGATCGACCTGCGCATCCCGCTGGGCGAGCTGCCCGAGGACGCGCGGGCCTGGCAGCTGGGCGTCGACCAGCTCGCCGCCGAGGACAGCGAGGTCGCCGAGTACGTGCAGACGCTGGAGGAGGCCCGGGACACCGCCGAGCTGCCCGAGGCGTCCGGCGAGGCGATCGCCCGCGAGTTCGAGCGCTATCTGCGCCGCAGGGACGGCGGCGGTCCGGCGGCGGGAGCCCCGGGCCACGCCACGGAGAGCGGCGAGCCGGCCTCGTACCTCCGCGACACTCCCGGCGGTCGCACCCGGCCGCCGCTGACCCAGCGGCCCGAGTCCGGCGGCGCTCAGGAAGGCGGGGCGGAGGCCCGGGACCGCGAGTCCGGCACGGAACCGGACACGGAGCCGGAGACGGAGCCGGGCACGGAGTCCGGCACCGGTTCGGGCATCGGTTCCGGCGCCGGGACCGGCTCCTCGGAGGGCTCGGACACCCCGCCGCCACGGAACGCGCCGGAGTCCCCCGACACCCCGGACACCTCCGACACGGAGGACCCCACCGGGGAGTGA
- a CDS encoding S8 family peptidase, with amino-acid sequence MTDQVQPAQDPGTSGPGPDGAGFTYRGAEQELIVVARPEARLRARAEGVRSAAGADVSALDMFLSDEQLVLEPLFGSEERLRPSPAGTGSGPDLALFYRLRGARNRAQELRARIAALPGIEAAYVKPGAVPASPRPAPWTGPGTTPGTDDGGRLKEGAPVTPDFTSRQGYLRPAPEGVDAYWAWQRPGGSGQGVTVIDVEGAWQLGHEDLSSRLAGVVVGTPHTDLAWRNHGTAVIGVLGGDRDERGITGIVPDAVTAAASFQGIGTAAAIHAAAERLSPGDIVLVELHAPGPRFDFEERDSQAGYIALEWWPDDFAAIQDATARGIVVVAAAGNGGESLDDALYERRPAEFPAWWRNPFNPSNPSSGAVLVGAGAPPPGTHGRDHGPDRSRLAFSNYGARVDAQGWGREVTTTGGFWDRPGDLQGGAEEIAWYTDTFSGTSSASPVVVGALASLQGMLRAAGQAPMSSERARVLLRATGSPQQDAPGRPASQRIGSRPDIRSAVTRLLPEAVGSGRAERYWDELLPYPRELPPRLRLYVSGAWRSLDRPSPEIRQAVHSAFAGGRPDVRVWFADDEIVGLVVTG; translated from the coding sequence ATGACCGACCAGGTACAGCCGGCGCAGGACCCGGGAACGTCCGGGCCGGGCCCCGACGGAGCGGGATTCACCTACCGAGGAGCCGAGCAGGAACTGATCGTCGTCGCCCGTCCGGAGGCCAGGCTGCGCGCACGGGCCGAGGGCGTCCGCTCCGCGGCGGGCGCCGACGTCTCGGCCCTCGACATGTTCCTCAGTGACGAACAGCTCGTCCTGGAGCCGCTGTTCGGCAGCGAGGAACGGCTGCGGCCGTCGCCCGCGGGCACCGGGAGCGGGCCCGACCTCGCGCTCTTCTACCGGCTGCGCGGCGCGCGGAACCGCGCCCAGGAACTGCGCGCACGGATCGCGGCGCTTCCGGGGATCGAGGCGGCGTACGTGAAGCCCGGCGCCGTACCCGCGTCGCCGCGGCCGGCGCCGTGGACGGGCCCGGGCACGACGCCGGGCACGGACGACGGCGGGCGGCTGAAGGAAGGGGCGCCCGTCACACCGGACTTCACCAGCAGGCAGGGCTATCTGCGCCCGGCGCCCGAGGGCGTCGACGCGTACTGGGCGTGGCAGCGGCCGGGCGGTTCGGGCCAGGGCGTCACGGTGATCGACGTGGAGGGCGCCTGGCAGCTCGGGCACGAGGACCTGTCGTCCAGGCTCGCCGGCGTGGTCGTCGGCACACCGCACACGGATCTCGCCTGGCGCAACCACGGCACCGCCGTCATCGGAGTGCTCGGCGGCGACCGCGACGAGCGCGGGATCACCGGGATCGTGCCGGACGCGGTGACCGCGGCCGCGTCCTTCCAGGGCATCGGGACGGCCGCGGCGATCCACGCGGCGGCGGAACGGCTGAGCCCGGGCGACATCGTCCTGGTCGAACTGCACGCCCCCGGGCCCCGGTTCGACTTCGAGGAGCGTGACAGCCAGGCGGGGTACATCGCGCTGGAGTGGTGGCCCGACGACTTCGCCGCGATCCAGGACGCGACGGCCCGGGGCATCGTCGTGGTCGCGGCGGCGGGCAACGGCGGCGAGTCGCTCGACGACGCGCTCTACGAACGGCGGCCCGCGGAGTTCCCCGCGTGGTGGCGCAACCCCTTCAACCCCTCGAACCCGTCCTCCGGTGCCGTCCTGGTCGGGGCGGGAGCGCCGCCGCCCGGCACGCACGGCCGCGACCACGGGCCGGACCGTTCACGGCTCGCGTTCTCCAACTACGGCGCGCGCGTGGACGCCCAGGGCTGGGGTCGCGAGGTCACGACCACCGGCGGCTTCTGGGACCGGCCCGGAGATCTCCAGGGCGGGGCCGAGGAGATCGCCTGGTACACGGACACGTTCTCGGGGACCTCATCCGCCTCCCCGGTGGTGGTCGGCGCCCTGGCCTCGCTCCAGGGCATGCTCAGGGCCGCGGGCCAGGCGCCGATGTCCTCGGAACGTGCGCGCGTCCTGCTGCGGGCGACGGGTTCCCCGCAGCAGGACGCGCCGGGCCGGCCCGCCTCCCAGCGGATCGGCAGCCGGCCGGACATCAGGTCCGCGGTCACCCGGCTGCTGCCGGAGGCGGTCGGTTCGGGCCGTGCGGAGCGGTACTGGGACGAACTGCTGCCGTATCCGCGTGAACTCCCGCCGAGGCTCCGGCTGTACGTGTCCGGTGCCTGGCGCAGTCTCGACCGTCCGTCCCCCGAGATCCGCCAGGCGGTGCACTCCGCCTTCGCGGGGGGACGGCCCGACGTACGGGTCTGGTTCGCGGACGACGAGATCGTCGGCCTGGTCGTCACGGGCTGA
- the mshC gene encoding cysteine--1-D-myo-inosityl 2-amino-2-deoxy-alpha-D-glucopyranoside ligase, with translation MYAWPASEVPALPGEGRDLRIHDTATGGLVTLAPGPVARIYVCGITPYDATHMGHAATYNAFDLVQRVWLDTKRQVHYVQNVTDVDDPLLERAERDGVDWVGLAEKETALFREDMTALRMLPPRHYIGAVEAIPGIVPLVERLRDAGAAYELEGDVYFSVEADPDFGKVSNLDAATMRLLSAERGGDPDRPGKKNPLDPMLWMAAREGEPSWDGGSLGRGRPGWHIECVAIALDHLGMGFDVQGGGSDLAFPHHEMGASHAQVLTGEFPMAKAYVHAGMVALDGEKMSKSRGNLVFVSRLRHDGVDPAAIRLALLAHHYRSDWEWTDGVLEEALARLDDWRAAVSRPDGPPAEVLVEEIRAALAEDLDAPAALAAVDRWAALQHASGGTDEGAPGIVSRAVDALLGVAL, from the coding sequence ATGTATGCCTGGCCCGCTTCTGAGGTCCCCGCCCTGCCTGGTGAGGGCCGCGACCTCCGGATCCACGACACCGCGACCGGTGGGCTCGTCACCCTCGCCCCCGGTCCCGTCGCCCGTATCTACGTCTGCGGCATCACGCCGTACGACGCCACCCACATGGGACACGCGGCGACCTACAACGCGTTCGACCTCGTGCAGCGCGTGTGGCTCGACACCAAGCGGCAGGTTCACTACGTCCAGAACGTGACGGACGTCGACGACCCGCTGCTGGAGCGGGCCGAACGCGACGGCGTCGACTGGGTGGGACTCGCCGAGAAGGAGACCGCCCTCTTCCGTGAGGACATGACCGCGCTGCGGATGCTGCCGCCGCGCCACTACATAGGCGCCGTCGAGGCGATACCCGGCATCGTGCCGCTCGTCGAGCGGCTGCGCGACGCCGGCGCCGCCTACGAACTCGAAGGCGACGTCTACTTCTCCGTCGAGGCCGACCCCGACTTCGGCAAGGTGTCCAACCTGGACGCCGCCACCATGCGCCTCCTCTCCGCGGAACGCGGCGGGGACCCGGACCGGCCCGGCAAGAAGAACCCCCTCGACCCGATGCTGTGGATGGCCGCCCGCGAGGGCGAGCCGAGCTGGGACGGCGGCTCTCTGGGCCGCGGCCGCCCCGGCTGGCACATCGAGTGCGTCGCCATCGCCCTCGACCACCTGGGCATGGGCTTCGACGTCCAGGGCGGCGGCTCCGACCTCGCCTTCCCGCACCACGAGATGGGCGCCTCGCACGCCCAGGTGCTGACCGGCGAGTTCCCGATGGCCAAGGCGTACGTCCACGCCGGCATGGTCGCGCTGGACGGCGAGAAGATGTCGAAGTCCAGGGGCAACCTCGTCTTCGTGTCCCGGCTGCGGCACGACGGCGTCGACCCCGCCGCCATCCGCCTGGCGCTGCTCGCGCACCACTACCGCTCCGACTGGGAGTGGACGGACGGCGTCCTCGAAGAGGCCCTCGCGCGCCTGGACGACTGGCGGGCCGCGGTGTCCCGCCCCGACGGGCCGCCCGCCGAGGTGCTCGTGGAGGAGATCCGCGCCGCGCTCGCCGAGGACCTCGACGCACCCGCCGCGCTTGCCGCGGTCGACCGCTGGGCCGCGCTCCAGCACGCGTCGGGCGGCACCGACGAGGGTGCCCCCGGCATCGTCTCGCGGGCCGTGGACGCCCTCCTCGGCGTCGCCCTGTAG
- a CDS encoding SCO1664 family protein → MSAPERIPPRSVTTAELLARGELKVRGQIREASNAVLYCSVSYEGREAFCVYKPVAGERPLWDFPDGTLAQREVAAYEVSEATGWGLVPTTVLRDGPYGEGMCQMWIEPSAAGDGEGLLALVEGEEPAEGWKAIGFAEVGEGETALLVHADDVRLRRLAVLDAVINNADRKGGHLLPTREGRLYGIDHGVTFNAENKLRTLLWGWAGEPLTDEALEVLGSLRDSLAPGGPLATRLAELVTPAEIEATRARVGAMLASGRHPEPSGDWPAIPWPPV, encoded by the coding sequence ATGTCCGCGCCAGAACGGATACCGCCGCGGAGCGTGACCACCGCCGAACTGCTCGCCCGGGGCGAGCTGAAGGTACGGGGACAGATCCGCGAGGCCTCGAACGCGGTCCTGTACTGCTCCGTGTCCTACGAGGGCCGTGAGGCCTTCTGCGTCTACAAGCCCGTCGCCGGGGAACGGCCCCTGTGGGACTTCCCCGACGGCACCCTCGCCCAGCGCGAGGTCGCGGCCTACGAGGTCTCCGAGGCCACCGGCTGGGGGCTCGTGCCCACCACCGTGCTGCGCGACGGGCCGTACGGCGAGGGCATGTGCCAGATGTGGATCGAGCCCTCCGCCGCCGGCGACGGCGAGGGACTGCTCGCGCTCGTGGAGGGCGAGGAGCCCGCCGAGGGCTGGAAGGCCATCGGGTTCGCCGAGGTCGGCGAGGGCGAGACGGCCCTGCTCGTGCACGCCGACGACGTCCGGCTGCGCCGGCTCGCCGTCCTCGACGCCGTGATCAACAACGCCGACCGCAAGGGCGGCCATCTGCTGCCCACGCGGGAGGGCCGCCTCTACGGCATCGACCACGGGGTCACCTTCAACGCCGAGAACAAACTGCGCACCCTGTTGTGGGGATGGGCGGGCGAGCCGCTCACGGACGAGGCCCTGGAGGTCCTGGGCTCGCTGCGCGACTCGCTGGCGCCCGGGGGGCCGCTGGCCACCCGCTTGGCCGAACTCGTCACCCCGGCCGAGATCGAGGCCACGCGCGCCCGGGTCGGGGCCATGCTGGCCTCGGGGAGACACCCGGAGCCGAGCGGGGACTGGCCCGCGATCCCCTGGCCCCCGGTCTAG
- a CDS encoding DUF3090 domain-containing protein — translation MSRQVFLYDPPDRFVAGTVGLPGRRTFFLQASSGPRVTSVALEKTQVAALAERMDELLDEVVRRTGGSAPVPAMAPAEVSDTAPLDTPVEEEFRVGTMALAWDGEEQRMIVEAQALVEVEAESDEDLAEAEERLLQDEENGPPMLRVRLTGAQARAFAKRALDVVNAGRPPCPLCSLPLDPEGHVCPRQNGYRRGA, via the coding sequence GTGTCCCGTCAGGTGTTCCTCTACGACCCCCCGGACCGTTTCGTCGCCGGTACGGTCGGGTTGCCCGGACGCCGTACCTTTTTCCTCCAGGCATCCTCCGGCCCCCGGGTGACGAGCGTGGCCCTGGAGAAGACCCAGGTCGCCGCACTCGCCGAGCGGATGGACGAACTCCTCGACGAGGTCGTCCGGCGCACCGGGGGCAGCGCCCCGGTCCCGGCGATGGCCCCGGCCGAGGTCTCCGACACCGCGCCCCTGGACACCCCCGTCGAGGAGGAGTTCCGGGTCGGCACCATGGCGCTCGCCTGGGACGGCGAGGAACAGCGCATGATCGTCGAGGCGCAGGCCCTCGTCGAGGTCGAGGCGGAGTCCGACGAGGACCTCGCCGAGGCCGAGGAGCGGCTCCTCCAGGACGAGGAGAACGGCCCGCCCATGCTCCGCGTCCGCCTCACCGGCGCGCAGGCCAGGGCCTTCGCCAAACGCGCCCTCGACGTCGTCAACGCCGGCCGGCCCCCCTGCCCGCTGTGCAGCCTCCCGCTCGACCCGGAAGGACACGTATGTCCGCGCCAGAACGGATACCGCCGCGGAGCGTGA